Part of the Methanobacteriaceae archaeon genome, CAGTAATCCAGCTATACCTAAAAATATGGTTCCCATTACTCCAAAGAGGGAAATACTGACCAGTAACCAGACGGCACTCACAAATAAGATGATTCCACCCATCTTGGAATTCCGGGTAACATATATGGAACCTACAATTCCCACAATAGAGGCCAAAATTGCACTTATTCCTAATAATACCACATCACTTGAGGCCAGGCTGCCAAATAGGACAGCAAAGACCCCACCCAGTAGGCCGAATATTCCCCCGATAATTCCCAGCACCAGTTCCATTGTTCTTGATGTTTCTTTTACATTATCTGTCAAACTATCACTCCGTAAATATTAAACATGTACATAAAGACATAGTTTATAGATTATTATATTTACTATTTAACTGTTAGTATAAAATTAAAATAAAAAGGTTTAAGTATAAACAATTAATTACTAAAATGAGAATAAATATGTTTAGCATTAGTTAGTTAGAAATAAATTAAAAAATAAAAAAATTGAATGACTTCTATTTGAATTTCGTTATTTGATTAAAATTAAGAAATTAATTGAATTATGGGATTAAACTGAATTTAATAAAGAAAAAAAATATTTTAAATAATATATATCCGTATGAATATCTCCTTTTTAAATTGTTATTACTGTACCTTGAAGCTCAGATTTTAAGGGTTGATTTCGAGATAGGTAATTTAACAACGCTTCTACTGCATGAACATCCAGTTGATCTCTTTTTTTACCATAATTCGAAGGAACACCCTGACTGGTAACATAAGCTGCCCTATATGTTTGATCCATATTCAGTTTTTTTCCA contains:
- a CDS encoding DUF4064 domain-containing protein; this translates as MTDNVKETSRTMELVLGIIGGIFGLLGGVFAVLFGSLASSDVVLLGISAILASIVGIVGSIYVTRNSKMGGIILFVSAVWLLVSISLFGVMGTIFLGIAGLLALLRK